TACAATGGAAATTTTAGACACTTTTGCAACATACATCACATTCTCTAACCAGAGTTTTGAGAAGATCCGAGAATTAGATGTTTATGTGCAGAGCATAGCTAACAAGATTTGTAATCCAAAATGCAGATTTTTacaactaaaaattaatttaatattccTGACTATTGCTTTACTGCAGATGGCGAAATGGTCCTTCAAGTACAGTTCTTCCTACGTACAGTTCTTCCTCCGCCAAGATTAGACGGTGCACCTTTACTTGGCCCAGGAAGCATGAGAGGGGCAACTTGACCTAGACTTGATTTCTTTGACATGCGCACCCTTGGATATGGATGAATTTTGGCTAGTTCACGGACTCGTTTTAGCAAAGAAGTTGGTAAGGGACGCAAGGCATGCTCCTGCTTCTGCTCAACCTGCATTTGCcataaaattaacattattattgATTGTACCAAAACAAGTCCAGATGACATTTGCAACTTAAAATGAAGAACAAATGTGCTTTTATTACAGTGATTCAGCATAAAATCCTTGAAGCACTAGAATAGTTGTAATATAGTATATATCATAACAAGTTTAACTAACTCTTTgcaaataaaagaaagtaagAGAGCTAACCCCTTTTTTGCTTGCTTTTTGTGCACCGCTAGCTCTCAAAAGATTTCGCCATTTGTCCTGCAGAGTCATGGATAGTAAGCGAAATTTCATGTTTAAATACAACTGCTTAATTAGAAAAGGCATTGTAAAATACCCTGAGATCAATAGGAGTGCGATAAGCAGATGCTGAAAACAGGTTCCTCTTTATATCAGTCCATCGGCCTATTCCATGATCAGAAATACCATCAACCAACTTCATCACCTCGGAAAGGGTCCACATCCTTTGATGCTTTCTCCGATCAtgctttttagattttttctttgtCACACGGTCATCTTCAGACTCAGATGAGAGAGGTTCCTCATCAGATTCAGGCGGCTGCACATGATCATATATAAACTTAATTATTTGATATTCTGAAACTACAGCAGCACATGATCATGTCTACCAAACCTCAGCATTTCAAGCAAAACAATACTTCCCATGCAAGGACGGAAAAGAACAGAAAACTTACCTATCATTGAATAtggaaaaaaatcaattttcccCTGAAAATTTCAGTTATATCCTTTTTGATAGACAAAGGACAATTTCACCAATAAGGTACAACCAAAGACAAATCAGTCTACAAGAATCAAAATATTTATGGATATATGCCAGGCATAAAATATGCCTGATGGCAAATGtccttttgtattttattttttactgatAAGTAATGCACATCTAGtgggttttgaacccacaacctcaccctccactcACTTTCGTGAGAGGACataccatttgagctagagctcattggtgGCTAATGACAAATGTTAGGATGCAGATCCCTCTGAAATGCGACAACAAAATCCTGACtgaaaatgttaaatatatCATAAGACCCTCAGGCTCTCATCTCAGAGGGCCACATTGCTCCTGGCCAGTACAAATGGCTAATTAAAACCATAGCCCCTTGGCCACTAACTGCTAACAtcttgatattaaaaaaaaaaaaagatagtaatCTGAAACTGACAATATAGTTTTACCATTTCAAAAATATACTCCAAAGATagttattgtaattttgttttacaaAAGATTGGACACGTTTCAACTCAACCAAGTCATGGAAACATGTGAGCATGTTTATAAGCctgcacacacacatattggGAGAGAGGGGTTTGAGTTCAATGAAGACTCTAAATTACTGGAAGAAATGAGAGGATGTGATGGGTTAGGACTTCCTTACCAAAATTGGCGCCTGTTTTGTCACCTGTTTCTTTGGCCGTCCCCTCCGTGCCCGAACTTCAGACACTGACTGAATACTAGCAACACGCAAAGGTTTCTCCCCATGAACTACTGTTAATGCTCTACGTCTCACATTATGAAGTTCACTATGAGATCTAACCTTCAGacttgtatcttttgtagcagcagccaaatatttttctcttccCTTCAAACATTTCGGTTTTTTATTTGGAACTTCTTCAATGTACCTCCTAGTAGGCTTACGCAATCTCTTCTCTCTAAGAACTCCACCAATCTTGCTCGCTTCTAAAAAGCTCTTATCGTCATTATCAAAGTCATCAAATTTCCTTAATTCAAGTGAAGCAAGGTCTTCAGCTGGTGTTTGACATCCACATTTGCTCCTGAAGCCACCATGTAACTCACAGGTTAATGACTTGTTAATAGCACCATTCTTGCATTCGGATGTTGGAATAGTCACTGTTGATGACTCTGAAATCCCTACAGCACCATTACTACTTCCACTTAATCCAGGAGACTGACTCTCTGAGCTTGAGTTTCCCACATATGATCCCACACGAGGACCAGAAATCAATTCAACTTTCTCAAATTCAATGTCTGTTCTTGCAGAGAAAAGGCGAGAAAGTATCACATTGACTGTAATCTAATCAAGTTACAATAGCAGATTAGCAAACGAGACATCATAAAAATTTACCCAGAAGAAAATCTTCACATGCATTGGAGAGACCATGTGTCGCTTCCAGATCATCCACTTCCTCAACTTCATCCAGAAATCCATCAAGAACCTACTAAAACATTAATCAGAGATCAatcacaaacaattttttttttttttttgatgttgcTCATAAATTAGCAGCATCAAAACAGTTCTAGAAGTGCATAGTTCTCAAAAGGGgatgaaaattcaaattcaagcaaGCCAGAACTGATGGATGACTTTTGCAAAGAAAATTTGAGTGTATTCTTCTGATaagtaattaatttaaaaagtgTCAGAATGGGGAACAACCAATTACATAGaagtatacaatttttttttttttggttgacagAATAAAAGGGGCGCTTGTGCATGTGGTCATTGTCCTCACCCACTTAAACCCTATTCTTATATGGCGTGCAACCGCCCAAGCAATAATGGGGCTTGCCACTACTCAAACTTCCTACCACTAAGCCATGCCCTCGAGTGGTACATAGAAGTATTCACAAGGTAAAAGAAAATCATACAGAATAATAAAAGTGTCATGATGTATAAATATCCACAAAAACAGATACGTACTTCAAGTTGTAAATCTTCTCCTTCCTGAGTAGTATTAGAATCCAACCCACCTTGAGATGAATAAAATATTCACCAGTATTAGCATGATAAACAAAGTAAACAGGAAAAGCAGAAAACATGCAAATACCCAGAAAGCTAAAATTGTCAAGGAAAAAGGTGAACACCAGATGTACAGCTCTTGGGTTAACCTACGTAAATGTATCAAATTATCTCTAAGTACAGATATCCAGGATATCTGCGTCAAACATTAgaatcccttttttttaaataagatgtCTGTCAAACATTAGAATCCCTTAATGCACTCTGATATGACTGTGCAAGTATGTATTCCAATTAGGGCTGTAAATGAATCAAGGTATTTATGAACAACTTGTGATCAgcttgaaaaacttgtttttgttcatttatttagcAATGAGCTAAGGTCAAGCCTAGGTTTAAGCTTGGTTATTAAATGAGCCAAGCTCAAACTTAATAACATGTATGTGAGTATGAGGCTCAATTTGagtatattataatattatatgtttatcttcatatatttatcaaaaaatatattgagagagagaggaagttTGAGATTGGATTATGtaattttgtaaataagttaAACAGTAGTTTGTAGTTTTACCAATACAAGGTTGGTGAATCTAATTCTTATAAGTTGATTGCCAATGAGATCTAACTCAACCAACACCTCCTCCCTTTATATATGCTTGGTGGAGGACGAGGCCGTGGGTTCAAGATTCACTaacttattaataaataaataaaataaaaagttcataAATGAAAATCATTctatctaattaactcaaataatagAATTTCAACTATAATTTAGTTGGTAATTATTAGCATGGATTTGTAAAGGCGTAAACCTTTTTAGCCACAATGTTTACCATACATAGGAGACAGATAAGTTAATCAAATAACTCATGAACAAGCCTTGTTAGACAAGAAAATGAACCAAGCTTGAATATGTAATCTAACTTAATGAGGAGGAGCTcaagtaaaaattaataaaccaatCCTGAATATGACTCAGCTTGGCTCATTTACAGATATTAATATCCCCACTCAATACTGTATCAAATTTCACTAGTAATTTCTCAGAGACAGAAAACACTCAACTATGAAACAacataatcataaaaaataatggaGGGAAATATAAGTCCAAATTTAAAGATTATATAATGATcaaaattaatgtaaaaaaaacttaaaaattaaattcccTGCAATGCTGTTTGTGTGTGACAACGTAGGTGCATACTACAGACGCAGGGAATCATTCCCACAAAAATCTgtttcaaaactttttgaggAAGTGCTGAAAACTCTATGAAACTCATCTCCAACGTCTTTTTGAGTAATGTATATATAGGTGTtctcacattcttttttttacttctgCAATATTTAGGTAATCTTCAGCCACAACAGGTTGGGATGATATCATTAGAGAGAAGAAaagggagggggagggggagggggattCAGTCTGTTCAACAAAGTTCATGAACccaagaaaatatttcaaatttactCACGATAATCATGATGGATTAGACAGAGAGGGTGTTATCAAGTACTCCTGAAACTTCTATCTTCTCCCCTTTATCTAAACAAGCGGACCATGATATACATTCTTTCAAAGATAAAAGCAACAGCAAGGAGCAAGCTGACAAGTCATTAGAATATTACCACTATTTGTTCTTAGTCCATACTCAAATCCACAGGAGAAATCATCCATTTGCAAGCCTTTTCCCAGATTCTCCCCACCAAAGCTCAGGACACCATCTACTGAAACATGCTCATTTTTTGGTTCCGCAAGTAAGTTCTCAACTTCAATTGCTTCATCGTCTAAAGCAGAAACAAatgattcttctttttttacctACAAAGCGAACAACAAAAGGATGTTTGTAAAGGACAATGTCACAAGAGACAGTTAAGGAAAGGTCAAGGTACAGACAGGCATATTCTATGGCAGGAATTACATAAACTGACTTTATGGAAACAATTTTTTCCATTAGCAACTTtaagaaaacatttttaaaatatgtaatatgaaCTGGGACATGCATCATACAAAACATGCAAACATCTTAAGGCCCAAATACTCTTATTTTATGCCACTATCATGCAAACAgataagttcaaaaaaaaatattccatGCTCATGAAACCTCTCACACTCCTCACTtcaactttttaagaattttttttttttttttgataaataataaactTTGTTGAaatatgataaaagaaaatacagAGAAAACAAGGCACACAAGCAGTGCACAAAGAGGTTTCTTTTGAATTGCGTGAAACGGTGTTTTGTATGTTTGGTCAGAAAGTCAGAAACACACTAACCACAATCCCTTGCCATTATCCTACCAGATCCTaatccctttttattttccttttttgatcAGTCAGCTCCTAATCATATTTATGCTACTAATGTAAATTTTTACTTGAATCCCTTATTAAAGTACCATCTTACAAATCATGCAGAACCAAAGTTTCCTACaacatttcatttaaaaaacaacattcaaAGAGAATTAGACTCAATTGcattaaattttttcaattttaatcaGCTGGGATTAAAATTGAACAGATTTTCTAGTATTTTGCTTAACACTTACAATGAGTTAAAGAAAACCCCTTTTTATCCTTAAATATTAGActcatctctttcttcttcttctttttattttttatttttaataactttgATACTCCCAATTTTCTGCCTAGTTGCTTTACCTAATcttaagtttcttaattttaacatatttgCCAGTGAGCTCTGGCTCAAATGGAACTTCGTTTTCTCCAAGTATGGGGGGACAATGATGCCATGGGTTCTAACCCAACTGGTTACATGTGTAACTAACAGAGAAGGAAATATATTCATTTCAAAAGCGCAAACATCATATTATGTTACCATGACTCCACACATGGAAAATGTTATAAAGACCAGAAAGATATAAGACTCCATCgtttaaaaattgttaaaagtTTGATCAGCTTGGGTGAAATTATTGACCAGATTTTCTAGTATTTTTCCTACCAATTGTAATGAGTTGAATGAAAACGCTTTTCACTCAAcccttttttataattaaatattagaCATCACATACTTTAGTTCGACAAACTCATTTCTTTGCCTAGTTGCTTTCCCTAATCTTAAGTTTCTTACTTTTAGAAGTTTTCCATGTTATAAAAATGACTCTGCACAATCTAATGAAATAGTAATGTATGTAAATCCTTTCCTTGCAAGTTGCAAtgttgaaagaagaaaaaaaaatcacaagtcattccaaattaaaaacatgatttGTTGGGTTGTTGGCAACCTCTGGCATAATAATAAAAGCAACACCCAGTAAGATATTCTCACCCTCTGGCATTTCATGTTGGCAACCTTCTTATGAAAATGTGCTTGTTTATCCATATCATTTATCCTCTTAAGCTTGAAATGACAGTTTCAATGATGCATCAGTTGGCTCATTGTGCCTAGCACATACAGGAAAAGACATACTAGTAAAAATTATCGTCGTGGCCATCAGAAAATGCCCAAGTAGACAAACTATACAGATTCAGGTCAatcataaaacttttttttttttttttaataagtagatTCAGGTCAATCATAAACAATTAaaagtgaccaaaaaaaaaaattaaaatgagaaTAAAGCACCACAGAATTACTAGAAGAAAATAGCTTTATAAAAAGGTGACATTAGGGGTAAAAGAAAATACTTTAAGATTCTCATAAACGAAGTAAAAGCATATTTGCATTCATCTCTTCTAATATTACATATGACATAGAGTATACTTTCTGATATTCTAATCCTTTTTgcgcatttttcctaatctgcAGAGTTGTAAGGTACAATAACAAAGAGTATGAAGGAATAGTCATAACACACGGCCAAACATAACGCATAATTACTTATTCCCATTTATAAGTAGATAACCTCTTATGCATCATAATTCTCAAAGTTTAGATATTAGTTTCCTCAAGTAGGAACTAGGTCAAACATTT
The sequence above is drawn from the Quercus robur chromosome 7, dhQueRobu3.1, whole genome shotgun sequence genome and encodes:
- the LOC126691860 gene encoding uncharacterized protein LOC126691860, with translation MDKQAHFHKKVANMKCQRVKKEESFVSALDDEAIEVENLLAEPKNEHVSVDGVLSFGGENLGKGLQMDDFSCGFEYGLRTNSGGLDSNTTQEGEDLQLEVLDGFLDEVEEVDDLEATHGLSNACEDFLLDIEFEKVELISGPRVGSYVGNSSSESQSPGLSGSSNGAVGISESSTVTIPTSECKNGAINKSLTCELHGGFRSKCGCQTPAEDLASLELRKFDDFDNDDKSFLEASKIGGVLREKRLRKPTRRYIEEVPNKKPKCLKGREKYLAAATKDTSLKVRSHSELHNVRRRALTVVHGEKPLRVASIQSVSEVRARRGRPKKQVTKQAPILPPESDEEPLSSESEDDRVTKKKSKKHDRRKHQRMWTLSEVMKLVDGISDHGIGRWTDIKRNLFSASAYRTPIDLRDKWRNLLRASGAQKASKKGVEQKQEHALRPLPTSLLKRVRELAKIHPYPRVRMSKKSSLGQVAPLMLPGPSKGAPSNLGGGRTVRRKNCT